One segment of Caldanaerobius polysaccharolyticus DSM 13641 DNA contains the following:
- a CDS encoding TIGR03826 family flagellar region protein yields the protein MQLKNCSRCGKLFVYKGSSLCPECQKLDEQDFSKVKDYLYDNPGASLIEVSEATGVSTDKILRYLKEGKLELSSEHNSILKCERCGRPIRAGRFCDVCAAEISKGLKKGLEPLRVDNSNMVKGNEKLHIEDRIRSRINFDK from the coding sequence GTGCAACTGAAAAATTGTTCGAGGTGTGGGAAACTGTTTGTGTACAAAGGCAGCTCTCTGTGCCCGGAATGCCAGAAGCTGGACGAGCAAGACTTTTCCAAAGTAAAAGATTACCTCTACGATAACCCGGGTGCGTCGCTTATAGAGGTATCAGAGGCCACAGGGGTTTCAACGGACAAGATATTAAGGTACTTAAAAGAGGGAAAGCTTGAGTTGTCCTCAGAGCACAACAGCATATTAAAGTGTGAGAGATGTGGAAGACCTATACGAGCTGGGAGGTTTTGTGATGTGTGCGCGGCAGAGATAAGCAAGGGCTTAAAAAAAGGCCTGGAGCCGTTGCGCGTGGATAACAGCAATATGGTTAAAGGGAATGAGAAACTTCACATAGAGGACAGGATAAGGAGCAGAATAAATTTTGACAAGTAA
- a CDS encoding ComF family protein, giving the protein MSILDALYPYKRCPLCGRYAYKYGLCKNCLDEMEFVGDNICKICGKPLSDDYAQDLCPDCIGGRNFDGARSVLVYNERLHDSVYLFKYKGKVDLAEPFGEMMAEVLKAWNPPVDIITPIPLHRERLKERGYNQAYLLARVVSRLIGLPLEETIVRVKHTDAQAKLDKVRRFENMLGAFSVRGEGDIGCHNVLLIDDVFTTGATADAASCILKAGGAQRVYVLTLATGRNT; this is encoded by the coding sequence GTGAGTATTCTTGATGCGCTCTATCCTTATAAAAGGTGCCCGCTGTGCGGTAGATATGCTTATAAATACGGCCTGTGCAAAAATTGCCTTGACGAGATGGAATTTGTAGGCGATAATATATGCAAAATATGCGGCAAGCCTTTGAGCGATGATTACGCGCAAGACCTGTGCCCGGACTGTATAGGCGGGAGAAACTTTGACGGGGCTCGCAGTGTGCTGGTTTACAATGAAAGGCTACACGATTCAGTGTACCTTTTTAAGTACAAGGGCAAAGTGGACTTGGCCGAGCCGTTTGGAGAGATGATGGCTGAGGTGCTCAAAGCGTGGAATCCTCCTGTGGACATTATAACTCCTATACCTTTGCACCGCGAAAGGTTAAAAGAGAGAGGGTATAACCAGGCGTATCTGCTGGCAAGGGTTGTAAGCAGGTTGATTGGATTGCCATTAGAAGAGACCATCGTAAGGGTTAAGCATACCGATGCTCAGGCAAAGCTGGATAAAGTTAGACGGTTTGAAAATATGCTGGGGGCGTTTTCGGTGAGGGGCGAAGGGGATATCGGTTGTCACAACGTCCTTTTAATTGACGATGTATTTACCACAGGGGCAACAGCTGACGCCGCCTCTTGCATTTTAAAAGCAGGAGGAGCGCAGAGAGTTTACGTTTTGACTCTGGCGACGGGTAGAAATACATAA
- a CDS encoding flagellar protein FlgN — MEKLIDELIKILSAILSSYEKLYELQKQQTAVIVAGDIAKLQEILKEEDSIITALGELERARGEIVSELCLKYKLDSGISLSQIASLGVRKQDLLTLQDKLKSAVENVSQQNRLNGKLVKQALDYIDSSMNALKSVMVKDDGVYGRENLPKNVVSLFDRKV, encoded by the coding sequence ATGGAAAAATTGATAGACGAACTGATAAAAATCCTCTCTGCCATATTGTCCTCTTATGAGAAACTTTACGAGTTGCAGAAACAGCAGACGGCAGTCATCGTGGCAGGTGACATAGCAAAACTCCAGGAGATTTTAAAAGAAGAAGACAGTATAATAACCGCATTGGGCGAATTGGAGAGGGCAAGAGGGGAAATTGTTTCGGAGCTTTGCCTTAAGTATAAGCTGGATAGCGGGATTTCGCTGTCTCAGATTGCTTCACTAGGTGTGCGAAAACAGGACTTGCTTACACTGCAAGATAAGCTTAAAAGCGCAGTAGAAAACGTCAGTCAGCAGAACAGGCTCAACGGCAAGCTAGTAAAGCAGGCACTGGATTATATAGATAGTTCAATGAATGCCTTAAAATCCGTTATGGTTAAAGACGATGGCGTATACGGGCGCGAGAATTTGCCCAAAAACGTCGTAAGTCTATTTGATAGGAAGGTGTGA
- the recD2 gene encoding SF1B family DNA helicase RecD2: MNMVELNGLVNEVIFHNKSNGYAVIELLCDEGEVVCVGTMPIVNEGSEVTVIGEWVVHPTYGQQLKVHQYRMEISKTRSGIIRYLSSGLIPGIGRSLAERIVDKFGNNTIQVIVQNPERLAEIKGIGEAKINDICRAITEQKEIMELYQFLCQYDISPNFAVKIYKAYGQDSLNIVKKNPYRLCLDIPGLGFARVDRIGLSLGFAQDDVNRVASCARYVLIQSCLNGHTYLPEDALYEKVREYIPVSRERLGEALTDLFRENQVTFDTVDGKAVVYYTPFYQAEVNVSKKLFELAITQVEELPVNFDQALDKVAMETGINLSGQQKEAVIQSFKNGVLIITGGPGTGKTTTIDCIIKIYEGFGKKVALAAPTGRAAKRMTEATGKEAKTIHRLLEYGKKGDDDGVIPGGFFQKNESDQLDADVVIIDETSMVDILLMNNLLKAIRPGTRLILVGDADQLPSVGAGDVLRDAINCGIIPVIRLKEIFRQAQQSLIVVNAHRINHGHMPVVNDKNNDFFFIRQANQQDMLQQILELVKTRLPEAYGFDPVKDIQVLCPMKKGIVGVLNLNAELQRALNPNSKHIKDLGFAVEDKVMQIRNDYDVEWEKLNGEKGTGVYNGDIGYVKQIDTDGEYITVAFDDDRLVRYDFYSLEDLMLAYAITIHKSQGSEFPAVIIPVTWGPKVLMTRNLLYTAVTRAKKLVVLVGQERYIKEMVDNDMVTARYSGLCYRLKKGVMVVEKS, encoded by the coding sequence ATGAATATGGTGGAGCTAAACGGGCTGGTAAACGAGGTGATATTTCACAATAAATCCAACGGATATGCGGTCATCGAGCTTTTGTGCGATGAAGGTGAAGTGGTATGCGTTGGAACCATGCCCATTGTTAACGAGGGTTCGGAGGTAACGGTGATAGGGGAGTGGGTGGTTCACCCAACTTACGGCCAGCAGCTAAAGGTACACCAGTACAGGATGGAGATTTCAAAGACCAGGTCTGGAATTATCCGATACCTCTCCTCAGGGCTTATACCTGGTATCGGTAGGTCGCTGGCTGAAAGAATCGTGGATAAATTTGGGAATAATACCATCCAAGTGATTGTGCAAAACCCCGAGAGGCTGGCAGAGATAAAAGGCATAGGTGAAGCCAAGATAAATGATATATGTAGAGCTATAACAGAGCAGAAAGAGATCATGGAGCTTTATCAATTCCTCTGCCAGTACGACATAAGCCCTAATTTTGCGGTCAAGATATACAAGGCGTACGGTCAGGACAGCTTAAATATCGTAAAGAAAAACCCCTATAGGTTGTGCCTGGATATACCGGGACTGGGTTTTGCCCGTGTAGATAGAATAGGACTTAGCCTTGGCTTTGCACAAGACGATGTCAACAGAGTGGCTTCCTGCGCCCGATATGTCCTTATACAATCCTGCTTAAACGGCCATACGTATTTGCCGGAAGACGCGCTTTATGAAAAGGTGAGGGAGTATATCCCAGTGTCTAGGGAAAGGCTGGGAGAGGCTTTAACTGACCTTTTCAGGGAGAATCAGGTTACATTTGACACTGTAGACGGCAAAGCGGTAGTGTACTATACGCCCTTTTATCAAGCGGAAGTCAATGTCAGCAAAAAATTATTTGAGCTGGCAATAACACAGGTAGAAGAATTGCCCGTAAATTTTGACCAGGCCTTGGACAAGGTGGCTATGGAAACAGGTATAAACCTCTCGGGACAGCAAAAGGAAGCCGTAATTCAGTCCTTTAAAAACGGCGTCCTCATTATAACAGGAGGGCCTGGCACGGGGAAGACCACCACTATTGATTGCATAATAAAGATCTACGAAGGTTTTGGCAAAAAAGTGGCTTTAGCTGCTCCGACCGGTAGGGCTGCCAAAAGGATGACCGAGGCTACGGGCAAAGAGGCCAAGACCATTCATAGATTGCTGGAGTACGGCAAAAAAGGCGACGATGATGGTGTGATACCAGGGGGATTTTTTCAAAAAAACGAAAGTGACCAGCTAGATGCCGATGTGGTCATAATAGATGAGACGTCCATGGTAGATATTTTGCTGATGAACAACTTGTTAAAGGCCATTAGGCCCGGGACAAGGCTTATTCTGGTAGGAGATGCCGATCAGCTTCCTTCAGTGGGCGCTGGCGATGTCTTAAGGGATGCCATAAACTGCGGTATTATACCCGTCATAAGGCTTAAAGAGATCTTCAGGCAGGCCCAGCAAAGCCTTATCGTGGTGAATGCCCATAGGATAAACCACGGACATATGCCTGTGGTCAACGACAAAAATAACGACTTCTTCTTTATAAGACAGGCCAATCAACAGGACATGCTGCAGCAGATATTGGAGCTGGTGAAGACGAGATTGCCTGAGGCGTACGGCTTTGATCCTGTGAAGGATATTCAGGTCCTCTGCCCTATGAAAAAGGGCATTGTAGGAGTGCTTAACTTAAACGCGGAGCTTCAGAGGGCGTTAAACCCCAACAGCAAACACATTAAAGATTTGGGTTTCGCTGTAGAGGATAAAGTCATGCAGATAAGAAATGATTATGACGTGGAATGGGAGAAGCTCAATGGAGAAAAGGGCACAGGGGTGTACAATGGAGACATAGGTTACGTTAAGCAGATAGATACTGATGGCGAGTACATCACGGTGGCTTTTGACGACGACCGGCTGGTACGGTATGATTTTTACTCTCTGGAAGATCTGATGCTTGCTTATGCCATCACCATTCACAAAAGCCAGGGCAGCGAGTTTCCAGCGGTAATCATACCTGTTACATGGGGCCCTAAGGTCCTCATGACCAGAAATCTCCTGTATACGGCTGTGACCAGGGCTAAAAAGCTTGTGGTATTGGTAGGTCAAGAAAGGTATATAAAGGAAATGGTAGATAACGATATGGTAACAGCGAGGTACTCGGGTCTGTGCTACAGGCTTAAAAAAGGCGTTATGGTGGTGGAAAAAAGTTGA
- a CDS encoding DEAD/DEAH box helicase family protein, which produces MNYAIYAACVGDTVEYRYTHDIRVDRSFYPPDCKLVQISLYMPLGYAEYLCREVCSDSKISLRRWFKNPVENIIRDKKEKIRKRIEKMGLRTCQLDQKGYFIDEKLQDEILRKVRGKALLLDEVKSLLGCEEKALLDNLQILFLGGKLEIMPSIRIQENGYICQRCGCKGAIRHRCEKCENECAYCDQCLIMGRALLCQPYILCPGEQKLGSHRDVQLIMPVKLTPAQQHASDEVKEFIRGTEKKALVWAACGAGKTEVTFEGIKEALEWGNRVLYAVPRRDVVIEISERFKRAFPGEKIAVLYGGSGKSTADFTVATTHQVLRYYREFDLVILDEVDAFPYDGNDMLEMAVKRSMKQDAKLLYMTATPPRHLYRDYKRKKIKGILIPARHHGHPLPVPTILRSNINEDINILPEDIYKFIEKCVKLNRRLIIFVPTVNLSKKVADAVKIIGIDADCIYSKDPERDEKRRKFYTGQLPVIVSTTVLERGITVEGVQVMVLFADDNSVFDERTLVQMAGRVGRTEGCPSGEVLFVARNITREMETAVEMINHMNEIARRKGYVV; this is translated from the coding sequence TTGAATTATGCCATTTATGCGGCATGTGTCGGCGACACCGTGGAGTACAGGTATACCCACGATATCCGCGTGGACAGGAGTTTTTATCCGCCAGATTGTAAACTGGTGCAGATTTCCCTTTATATGCCTTTAGGCTACGCTGAGTATTTATGCAGGGAGGTATGCAGTGATTCAAAGATATCCCTGCGGCGCTGGTTTAAAAATCCGGTAGAAAACATTATACGCGATAAAAAGGAAAAAATCAGAAAGCGTATAGAGAAAATGGGATTGCGCACCTGCCAGCTGGATCAAAAGGGCTATTTCATTGATGAGAAATTGCAGGATGAGATTTTAAGGAAGGTGAGAGGTAAGGCATTGCTCTTAGACGAAGTCAAATCTTTACTGGGCTGTGAGGAGAAAGCCCTTTTGGACAACCTTCAAATCCTCTTCTTGGGCGGAAAGCTTGAGATAATGCCATCGATAAGAATTCAAGAGAACGGGTATATATGTCAGCGATGCGGTTGTAAAGGGGCCATCAGGCATAGGTGCGAAAAATGTGAAAATGAATGCGCTTATTGCGATCAATGCCTTATAATGGGTAGAGCCCTTTTGTGTCAACCTTACATATTGTGTCCAGGTGAACAAAAGCTCGGTAGCCACAGGGATGTACAGCTGATAATGCCCGTAAAACTCACGCCTGCTCAGCAGCATGCGTCTGATGAAGTTAAGGAGTTTATAAGGGGGACCGAGAAAAAAGCGCTGGTGTGGGCCGCCTGCGGTGCAGGCAAGACCGAGGTGACATTTGAGGGTATAAAGGAGGCGCTGGAGTGGGGTAACAGGGTATTGTACGCCGTTCCTAGACGAGATGTAGTCATAGAGATCTCTGAGAGGTTTAAAAGGGCTTTCCCTGGTGAAAAAATAGCGGTTTTGTACGGAGGTAGCGGAAAAAGCACAGCGGATTTTACCGTAGCCACTACCCATCAGGTGTTGAGATATTATCGGGAATTCGACCTGGTGATACTAGATGAGGTAGATGCTTTTCCATACGATGGCAATGACATGCTGGAGATGGCCGTAAAGCGCTCTATGAAACAAGATGCGAAGCTTTTGTATATGACAGCCACTCCTCCAAGGCATCTTTACAGAGATTATAAGAGAAAAAAAATAAAGGGTATTTTGATACCAGCTAGGCACCATGGGCACCCGTTGCCTGTCCCTACTATATTGAGAAGTAATATAAATGAAGATATAAATATATTGCCAGAGGATATTTACAAATTCATAGAAAAATGTGTAAAATTAAATAGAAGGCTTATTATATTTGTTCCTACGGTCAATTTATCTAAAAAGGTAGCTGATGCTGTAAAAATTATCGGAATTGACGCTGATTGCATCTATTCTAAAGACCCTGAAAGAGATGAAAAGCGCAGGAAATTTTACACTGGCCAGTTGCCTGTAATCGTTTCGACTACTGTCCTGGAAAGGGGCATTACAGTAGAGGGAGTTCAAGTCATGGTTTTGTTTGCCGACGACAACAGTGTGTTTGACGAAAGGACTTTGGTGCAGATGGCTGGCAGGGTGGGCAGGACTGAGGGTTGTCCTTCAGGTGAAGTGTTGTTTGTGGCCAGAAATATTACCCGGGAGATGGAGACAGCTGTAGAGATGATAAATCACATGAATGAAATCGCCAGGAGAAAGGGGTATGTGGTGTGA
- a CDS encoding sugar phosphate isomerase/epimerase family protein, translated as MKLGVFMVLFQDRKLEDALDHIVELGVNVVEVGSGGYPGKAHCNPEELLKDPASIKKFKKAFDDRGVEISALSTHGNPVHPDKEIARKFDEDFKNTVLLAEQLGIDRVITFSGCPGDSPNSKYPNWVTCPWPEDFLKVLDYQWNEVLIPYWEKAVKFANEHGVKRIALEMHPGFCVYNPETLLKLRKAVGPTIGANLDPSHLFWQGIDPVAAIRYLGDAIYFFHAKDTKIDPINAPRIGVLDTKHYSDEVNRAWIFRSVGYGHDYQLWKDIVSNLRMVGYDDVLSIEHEDSLFTAEEGFKKAVAFLKEVIPFEAKGGMYWA; from the coding sequence ATGAAATTAGGCGTTTTTATGGTGCTTTTTCAGGACAGAAAGCTGGAGGATGCCCTGGACCACATCGTGGAGCTGGGTGTGAACGTGGTAGAAGTGGGTTCTGGCGGCTACCCCGGAAAAGCCCATTGCAATCCTGAAGAGCTTCTTAAAGATCCGGCTAGCATAAAGAAGTTTAAAAAGGCTTTTGATGACAGAGGGGTGGAAATCAGCGCGCTGAGCACCCATGGCAACCCTGTACATCCTGACAAAGAAATCGCCAGGAAATTTGACGAGGATTTTAAGAATACCGTGCTTTTGGCAGAACAGCTGGGAATTGATAGGGTTATAACCTTCTCGGGTTGTCCCGGGGACTCCCCTAATTCTAAGTATCCTAACTGGGTTACATGTCCGTGGCCTGAGGATTTTCTGAAGGTACTGGATTATCAATGGAATGAGGTGCTGATTCCTTACTGGGAGAAAGCGGTCAAATTTGCCAATGAACACGGCGTAAAGAGGATAGCGCTGGAGATGCATCCTGGTTTTTGCGTGTACAATCCTGAGACGCTGTTAAAGCTGAGGAAAGCGGTAGGGCCTACTATCGGCGCCAACTTAGATCCCAGCCATCTCTTCTGGCAAGGTATAGATCCGGTGGCTGCTATAAGGTATCTGGGCGACGCCATATACTTCTTCCACGCCAAGGACACCAAGATAGACCCCATAAACGCGCCAAGGATAGGAGTTCTGGACACCAAGCACTACAGCGATGAGGTAAACAGGGCGTGGATATTCAGATCTGTAGGCTATGGACATGATTATCAGTTGTGGAAAGACATCGTCAGCAATTTGAGGATGGTGGGCTACGACGATGTTCTGAGCATAGAGCACGAAGACAGCTTGTTTACAGCGGAAGAGGGATTCAAAAAGGCCGTGGCGTTTTTAAAAGAAGTCATACCTTTTGAAGCAAAAGGCGGAATGTACTGGGCTTAA
- the flgK gene encoding flagellar hook-associated protein FlgK: MSSLFYGFEIAKTGLFVSQKALDVTGHNVANVNTPGYSRQQVVLEANAPNPYFNMNTAYGSGQIGSGVSVQDISRVRDVFLDMQYRNENKGLGEWQAKSDVLSAVEYIFNEPSDTGIKTVIGQFFDSLQELSKNPESLDARALVRQRAVALADTINHMYSQLEDQQNQLKSQIQATVDQINTYARQIRDLNQQIYKFELSGDKANDLRDKRDYIVDQLSKLVNVKAYETGNGHYRVDIGGRPLVDHITDYEVSYKPDGANLSDVFTWSIDGQAVDVESGTLKGMYDMAYDNKQGIPYYKNKLDEFAYTFATKFNEIHRNGYGLDGSTGEDFFKIDTALYNDASYEGYSKVFAVSDEIQDPTDGLNKIAAAKKDDPSLPVDTGDNRNVIDLINLRYDPTVFGAGNQNKGTVDDYINSLISGLGVDSQQAKRMAENQTALTQQVDSLRQQVSGVSLDEEMTNMIKFQHSYQAAARMITAIDQMLDTLINNTGVVGR; this comes from the coding sequence ATGAGTTCACTTTTTTACGGTTTTGAAATAGCTAAAACAGGGCTTTTTGTAAGCCAGAAGGCTCTGGATGTAACGGGGCACAATGTGGCTAACGTCAATACGCCTGGTTACTCCAGGCAGCAGGTGGTACTGGAGGCCAATGCTCCTAATCCTTATTTTAACATGAATACCGCTTATGGTTCTGGCCAGATAGGGTCTGGCGTCAGCGTTCAAGACATAAGTCGCGTGCGGGATGTATTTCTGGATATGCAGTATCGCAATGAAAATAAAGGGCTGGGGGAGTGGCAGGCTAAAAGCGATGTCCTGTCAGCGGTGGAGTACATATTTAACGAACCCAGTGATACGGGTATAAAAACCGTCATAGGCCAGTTTTTCGATTCGCTACAGGAGTTGAGCAAAAACCCAGAGAGCCTGGACGCCAGGGCGCTGGTGAGGCAAAGGGCTGTGGCACTTGCCGATACCATAAACCACATGTACAGTCAGCTGGAAGACCAGCAAAATCAGCTTAAAAGTCAGATACAGGCGACTGTGGATCAGATCAATACTTATGCCAGGCAGATAAGGGATTTAAACCAGCAGATATATAAGTTTGAGCTTAGCGGGGATAAAGCCAACGATTTGAGGGACAAGAGGGACTACATCGTGGACCAGCTTTCAAAGCTTGTAAACGTAAAGGCGTATGAAACCGGAAATGGGCATTACAGAGTGGATATAGGCGGAAGGCCTCTGGTGGATCACATAACCGATTACGAGGTATCCTACAAGCCCGACGGAGCCAACTTGAGCGATGTTTTTACGTGGTCCATAGACGGCCAGGCTGTAGATGTAGAAAGCGGCACCTTGAAAGGCATGTACGATATGGCCTATGATAATAAGCAGGGTATACCGTATTATAAAAACAAGCTGGATGAGTTCGCGTATACCTTTGCGACGAAATTTAATGAAATACATAGAAATGGGTATGGACTGGACGGTTCAACGGGTGAAGACTTTTTTAAGATCGATACTGCGTTGTACAATGATGCATCTTACGAGGGTTACTCCAAGGTATTTGCTGTGTCTGATGAGATACAAGACCCTACAGATGGACTGAATAAAATAGCTGCAGCAAAAAAAGACGATCCGAGCTTACCAGTGGATACGGGAGATAACAGAAACGTAATTGATCTCATAAATTTAAGGTACGATCCCACGGTTTTTGGGGCTGGCAATCAGAATAAAGGCACGGTTGATGACTACATAAACTCGCTTATATCCGGGCTTGGGGTGGACAGCCAGCAGGCTAAGAGGATGGCTGAAAACCAGACTGCCCTTACTCAGCAGGTGGACTCATTAAGGCAGCAGGTGTCAGGGGTATCCCTGGACGAAGAGATGACCAATATGATAAAATTTCAGCACTCCTATCAAGCCGCTGCCAGGATGATCACGGCAATTGACCAGATGCTTGATACCCTTATAAACAATACCGGAGTTGTCGGGAGGTGA
- the flgM gene encoding flagellar biosynthesis anti-sigma factor FlgM codes for MVNLRIENNYNVQRVISSYYNAQVRKSKDLPAANGGGHKDSVTISSEGQFLHKAMQTLKSVPDVREDVVARLKQSIEAGKYTVDAGKIAGMIIDRKA; via the coding sequence GTGGTAAATCTGAGGATAGAGAATAATTATAATGTCCAGAGGGTTATATCAAGCTATTATAACGCACAAGTGAGAAAGAGCAAGGACCTGCCAGCAGCAAACGGTGGAGGACATAAAGACAGCGTGACCATATCCAGTGAAGGACAGTTTTTGCACAAGGCCATGCAGACTTTAAAAAGCGTTCCCGACGTGAGAGAGGATGTGGTGGCCAGGTTAAAGCAGTCTATTGAGGCTGGCAAATACACCGTTGATGCTGGCAAAATCGCAGGTATGATTATCGACAGGAAGGCATGA
- a CDS encoding flagellar protein FlaG, with amino-acid sequence MNIVPAVTNVPAIKPVKGQTDRDVHLKKEGDGSQKETGKNIDEIKKDRLVKAVEDANKKIKDLNIRIELSVHEKTKDVVVKFVDSDTNQVIKEYPPEKYLDLVASLWELAGLFVDEKV; translated from the coding sequence TTGAATATCGTACCGGCTGTAACCAATGTTCCTGCTATAAAGCCGGTTAAAGGGCAGACGGATAGAGATGTTCACCTGAAGAAAGAAGGGGATGGCTCTCAAAAAGAAACCGGCAAGAATATCGATGAGATCAAAAAAGACAGGTTAGTTAAAGCCGTTGAGGATGCCAATAAAAAGATTAAAGATCTCAATATAAGAATAGAGCTTTCTGTTCACGAAAAGACCAAAGACGTGGTTGTAAAGTTTGTGGACAGCGATACAAATCAGGTTATAAAAGAATACCCGCCGGAGAAATACCTGGATTTGGTAGCGAGTTTATGGGAGCTGGCGGGGTTATTTGTGGATGAAAAGGTTTGA
- the flgL gene encoding flagellar hook-associated protein FlgL — translation MRVTNNMMIDNMLRDLNNNLNRMMQTQKQMSSGVKFRVPSDDPIGVSRTVVLKSILDNNDQYIKNAKDGVSWLDLTDTALNQLTTDLQRVRELAVQGSNGTLSPEDAASIAQEIQQIKDDIKEIGNTTYAGRYIFGGYNTQNPPLTVQGGTITYRGINGGVTPQQIEFEVGQGVSIPVNVEAYQVFGIRDSASGKNDIFTDLDNLITALNKGDTQAVSSMLGKIDAHLNNVLAVRADIGARQNRMQLILDRLQDDNLNYTDLLSKTQDVDIAEISIKLANEQNVYTASLMLGSKIIMPTLIDFIK, via the coding sequence TTGCGGGTTACCAATAACATGATGATCGACAATATGCTTAGGGATTTAAACAACAATTTAAATCGCATGATGCAGACTCAAAAGCAAATGTCTTCGGGGGTTAAGTTTAGGGTGCCGTCGGACGACCCTATTGGCGTTTCCAGGACAGTGGTGTTAAAGAGTATACTGGACAACAACGATCAATACATCAAAAACGCAAAAGACGGTGTATCCTGGCTGGACCTCACCGATACCGCATTAAACCAGTTGACCACTGACCTGCAGAGGGTGAGGGAGCTGGCTGTTCAGGGTTCTAATGGTACTTTAAGCCCAGAGGATGCCGCCAGCATAGCTCAGGAGATACAGCAGATAAAGGACGACATAAAGGAGATAGGCAATACCACTTACGCTGGAAGGTACATTTTTGGCGGGTATAATACCCAGAATCCGCCTTTAACCGTACAGGGTGGCACAATTACGTACAGAGGGATTAACGGAGGCGTGACGCCGCAGCAGATTGAATTTGAAGTAGGGCAGGGAGTAAGCATACCTGTCAATGTAGAGGCATATCAGGTGTTTGGAATCAGGGATAGTGCTAGCGGCAAAAATGATATTTTTACTGATTTAGATAATTTGATAACTGCCCTCAACAAAGGCGATACCCAGGCGGTATCTTCCATGCTGGGGAAAATCGACGCTCACTTAAATAATGTTCTGGCTGTAAGAGCTGATATAGGGGCGCGGCAAAATAGAATGCAGCTTATATTAGACAGGCTGCAGGACGACAACCTGAATTACACCGATCTTTTGTCAAAAACCCAGGACGTGGATATCGCCGAGATATCTATAAAGCTGGCCAATGAACAGAACGTATATACGGCATCGCTTATGCTGGGCTCCAAGATAATAATGCCTACGCTTATAGATTTTATAAAGTAG